In Akkermansia muciniphila, the DNA window GCCGCGCGCCACGTTCATGGGGCGGCCCTTCCTGTTGTCCAGCCAGCTGGTGTAGGAGATGGTGTCCGGGCTGGCGGGAAGGTTGGTGTCTTCCGCCGCAAGGATTTCCGGGCGCTTGTCAGCCGTGCACCGGAAAGTGTCCGGCAGCATGTTCGGCTCCTTGTCGTTCCGGGCGATCAGGTCCGGCTGCTCCGCGTTCACGATGGGGGCCAGGGCGTCCCACCAGTTGCGGCATTCGCGGGCGCTCAAGAGGCTGTCCTTCATGCCGCTGGAAGGGAGCTTGCCGCCGTTCTGGCCTGCGAATTCCTTGCCCCAGTCGCTGATGCGGCGCAGGTTGTCCGTACAGCGCGTTCTGGCCGCCGTTTCCGTGGCGTGGGAGTAAATGCTGTAGGATACGCCTGCCAGCAGGGCGATGATGGCGATGACTACGAGAACTTCAATGAGCGTGAAACCTTTGCTGCGGGAGGTGAGTGAGCGGGCTTTCATGATTTCACGCCATTATGCATGATTGCTGCCGCTTGAAAAGGCAGAAACTGCGGTCCGGGATGAAAAGCGTTTACCGGAGCGCGGGAAACGGAAAAGGCCGGTCCCGTGGAGGACCGGCCTGGAGAAATGGAAATGTCCTGGTTCCGCTTACTTGGCGGAAGTGACCAGGGCGGCGAAGGAATCCGGCTTCAGGGACGCGCCGCCCACCAGGGCGCCGTCAATGTCCGGCTGGGCCATGAGTTCCACCACGTTTTCCGGCTTCACGGAGCCGCCGTACTGGATGCGCACCTTGGCGGCGGTGTCTGCGCCGAAGACGTCGGAAATGACCTTGCGG includes these proteins:
- a CDS encoding type II secretion system protein, with translation MKARSLTSRSKGFTLIEVLVVIAIIALLAGVSYSIYSHATETAARTRCTDNLRRISDWGKEFAGQNGGKLPSSGMKDSLLSARECRNWWDALAPIVNAEQPDLIARNDKEPNMLPDTFRCTADKRPEILAAEDTNLPASPDTISYTSWLDNRKGRPMNVARGQALRGKPWISDGIPIDGRSVITEQDFEEIVVPALERHQGGIMVLYADGKISAVEDPTFEKVTKDS